A single Vespula vulgaris chromosome 3, iyVesVulg1.1, whole genome shotgun sequence DNA region contains:
- the LOC127062854 gene encoding nascent polypeptide-associated complex subunit alpha — MPELTELDKAASSEPTKIEAARVGVGSGTDSDSDDTIPELEDAGVGGTAGFPTTAVTGLPIDLVSKAKQSRGEKKARKLMSKLGLKPVQGVNRVTIRKSKNILFVINKPDVLKNPASDIYIVFGEAKIEDLSQQAQVAAAEKFKEPPVIPATEAGGSTTVVAPIQEESEEEVDDTDVEEKDVDLVMCQANVSKGKAIKALRNNKNDIVNAIMELTM; from the exons ATGCCTGAATTAACCGAACTAGACAAAGCTGCCAGCTCCGAGCCCACAAAAATTGAGGCTGCGAGAGTAGGAGTTGGATCGGGAACTGATTCCGATTCAGACGATACTATTCCAGAATTAGAAGATGCTGGTGTCGGTGGCACAGCTGGTTTTCCAACTACAGCGGTTACTGGACTTCCCATTGATTTGGTCTCTAAAGCTAAACAAAGCcgtggagagaaaaaagctaGAAAGCTTATGAGCAAGTTAGGATTGAAACCg GTACAAGGTGTCAATAGGGTAACCATTAGGAAATCGAAGAACATTTTGTTTGTTATCAACAAGCCTGATGTTTTGAAAAATCCAgcttcagatatatacattgtGTTTGGCGAAGCTAAG atcgaAGATTTGAGTCAACAAGCCCAAGTAGCGGCTGCTGAGAAATTTAAGGAGCCACCTGTAATTCCTGCGACCGAAGCCGGCGGTAGTACGACG GTCGTTGCTCCGATACAAGAGGAATCGGAAGAAGAAGTTGATGACACGGatgtcgaagaaaaagatgtggATTTGGTGATGTGCCAAGCTAATGTCTCTAAAGGAAAAGCTATTAAGGCtcttagaaataataaaaatgacattGTTAATGCTATTATG GAATTGACAATGTGA